Proteins found in one Neodiprion lecontei isolate iyNeoLeco1 chromosome 6, iyNeoLeco1.1, whole genome shotgun sequence genomic segment:
- the LOC107223694 gene encoding leucine--tRNA ligase, cytoplasmic isoform X2 — protein sequence MDHDRSSGEGVGPQEYTLIKMKLLESYPAALKVVQSKPVYLVAATLRPETMYGQTNCWIRPDMRYVAYSLANGDIYISTERAARNLSYQGFTKTEGKIDIVAQLSGQDILGLPLHAPLSSNEVIYTLPMLTIKEDKGTGIVTSVPSDSPDDYAALVDLKKKQPFREKYGITDNMVLPYDPIPIIQVPEFGNLSAVTVYDQLKIQSQNDKEKLLTAKEMVYLKGFYDGVLLVGEYKGKKIQDVKKDLQKKLVDAKDAVVYYEPEKTIISRSNDECVVALCNQWYLDYGEANWKKQAEQALENLETFHDEVRKNFTACLNWLHEYACSRTYGLGTKLPWDEYWLIESLSDSTIYMAYYTVAHLIQGGTFKGDKPNALGIKAEEMTPEVWDYIFFKDAKLPHGSIKKEALDKMRREFQYWYPVDLRVSGKDLVQNHLTFFIYNHTAIWPDQPELWPKGIRANGHLLLNSAKMSKSDGNFLTLTDAVRKFSADGMRLCLADSGDSVEDANFVESTADAGILRLYTYIEWIKEVMVSKNTFRKGEPNTFNDRVFQSEMNLKILETKENYHKMLYKEALRTGFYEFQAARDKYLQLTLSDGINLTLIMKFIEIQTILMAPICPHVAEHVWTLIEKKDSILNARWPMAGPIDEILVKSSQYLMEAAHTFRIHLKNQLTVKKPAKGKAAPSPPEIPTFGTIWVAKTFPPWQSTVLTSMKQLFEKNGGQLPDNKVISTELSTKTELKKYMKRVMPFVQATREKMDTLGVSALNLTLDFDEVDVLTINQDYLRSTLDLEKIEIKYSDEAPEKTKEECCPGAPYISFSTRPGLPVTVVNPQKCNSLFTKIIKLSDGDRAVDVSARIAKDNKLIKDATSVRLYRYEDSILGPRTISKVDDILNGKILVPPTAVFSVNLDTGTVKLDVEGKKYPTGLDLLYVVE from the exons ATGGACCATGACAGATCCTCTGGAGAAGGCGTCGGACCACAGGAATACACCCTAATCAAAATGAAACTACTCGAATCATATCCTGCCGCACTTAA AGTTGTTCAGAGTAAGCCTGTCTATCTAGTCGCCGCTACACTGAGACCGGAGACTATGTACGGTCAAACAAATTGCTGGATTCGTCCGGACATGCGGTACGTTGCTTACAGCTTAGCAAATGGGGACATTTATATCTCTACAGAGAGAGCTGCACGCAATCTGTCTTATCAAGGCTTTACAAAAACCGAGGGTAAAATAGACATTGTTGCTCAATTGAGCGGACAG GATATTCTTGGCCTTCCACTTCATGCGCCTTTATCCAGCAACGAAGTGATATACACTCTACCCATGCTTACTATAAAAGAGGACAAAGGTACGGGTATCGTGACATCAGTTCCCAGTGATTCTCCGGATGATTACGCGGCACTTGTAGATCTGAAAAAGAAGCAACCCTTCAGAGAAAAGTATGGCATCACAGACAATATGGTGCTACCTTATGATCCT ATACCAATAATTCAAGTCCCTGAATTTGGAAATCTTTCCGCTGTAACGGTTTATGACCAACTGAAAATCCAGTCTCAAAATGATAAAGAGAAGCTTCTGACTGCCAAAGAAATGGTATATCTCAAAGGTTTTTACGACGGTGTGCTTTTGGTAGGTGAATACAAAGGGAAGAAAATTCAAGACGTTAAAAAGGACTTGCAGAAGAAACTCGTTGACGCCAAAGATGCAGTGGTATACTATGAACCTGAAAAAACGATAATATCAAGGTCAAACGACGAATGTGTTGTCGCTTTGTGTAACCAGTGGTACCTAGACTATGGCGAAGCAAACTGGAAAAAGCAGGCTGAACAAGCTTTAGAAAACTTGGAAACTTTCCATGATGAAGTTAGGAAGAATTTCACTGCATGTCTGAATTGGCTGCATGAATATGCCTGCTCTCGAACTTATGGATTAG GTACTAAACTACCCTGGGATGAATACTGGCTCATTGAGTCTCTGTCAGACTCAACTATCTACATGGCGTACTATACAGTAGCACATTTGATACAAGGCGGAACATTCAAAGGGGATAAACCCAATGCTCTTGGTATAAA GGCTGAAGAAATGACTCCGGAAGTCTGggattacatatttttcaaagatgcTAAGTTGCCACATGGATCTATAAAGAAAGAAGCGCTAGATAAAATGCGACGAGAGTTCCAGTATTGGTATCCTGTCGACCTACGTGTTTCTGGAAAAGATTTGGTCCAAAATCATCTTACCTTCTTTATTTATAACCATACCGCTATTTGGCCGGATCAACCCGAATTATGGCCTAAAGGCATAAGGGCGAATGGACATCTACTTCTTAATTCAGCTAAA aTGTCTAAATCGGATGGAAATTTCCTTACATTGACTGACGCAGTGCGTAAGTTCTCTGCAGATGGTATGCGGCTCTGTTTGGCCGACTCCGGTGACTCTGTAGAAGATGCGAACTTTGTCGAAAGCACCGCTGATGCAGGAATCCTCAGGCTTTATACGTACATTGAGTGGATCAAAGAAGTTATGGTCTCAAAGAATACGTTCAGAAAAGGGGAGCCTAATACTTTCAATGATCGAGTCTTCCAGAG TGAAATGAATCTGAAGATACTTGAGACCAAGGAAAACTATCACAAGATGCTGTACAAAGAAGCACTTCGAACTGGATTCTATGAATTTCAGGCAGCGAGAGATAAATATCTGCAACTTACTCTGTCAGATGGAATTAATCTGACACTTATAATGAAGTTCATTGAAATCCAAACCATTCTAATGGCTCCCATTTGTCCGCACGTTGCCGAGCATGTTTGGACCTTGATTGAGAAG AAAGACAGTATTTTGAACGCCCGTTGGCCTATGGCTGGTCCGATTGATGAAATCTTGGTGAAATCTTCACAGTACCTAATGGAAGCCGCACATACTTTCAGAATCCATCTGAAAAATCAACTTACCGTGAAAAAGCCTGCTAAAGGGAAGGCTGCTCCTTCTCCTCCTGAAATACCTACTTTTGGTACGATTTGGGTGGCAAAAACATTTCCGCCGTGGCAGAGCACTGTTCTCACGAGCATGAAACAATTATTCGAG AAGAATGGAGGGCAACTACCGGACAACAAAGTAATTTCTACGGAACTCAGTACCAAAACAGAGCTCAAGAAATACATGAAAAGAGTAATGCCTTTTGTGCAAGcaacaagagaaaaaatggATACACTTGGTGTATCAGCTTTGAATCTAACACTTGACTTCGATGAAGTTGATGTGTTGACGATAAATCAAGATTATCTTCGAAGTACTCTAGAC ttggaaaaaattgaaatcaaatacTCCGACGAGGCTCccgaaaaaacgaaagaagaatGCTGTCCTGGTGCACCGTATATAAGTTTCTCTACAAGACCAGGCCTTCCCGTTACCGTGGTGAATCCACAAAAGTGTAATAGCCTGTTTACCAAGATCATAAAACTCTCCGACGGAGACAGAGCAGTTGATGTCTCAGCGCGAATAGCTAAggataataaattgataaaag ATGCTACTTCAGTTCGCTTATACCGTTACGAAGATTCGATACTGGGGCCTAGAACTATATCAAAAGTCGACGATATACTGAATGGCAAAATTCTTGTTCCTCCAACCGCGGTTTTTAGTGTGAATTTAGATACTGGTACCGTAAAACTTGAcgtagaaggaaaaaaatacccAACTGGGCTAGATTTATTATACGTTGTAGAATAG
- the LOC107223694 gene encoding leucine--tRNA ligase, cytoplasmic isoform X1 translates to MAAERKGTFKVEYLQKIERDVQKQWENAKVYEEDAPLSQRQSPDEKFLATFPFPYMNGRLHLGHTFSLSKCEFAVRYNRLLGKKVLFPFGFHCTGMPIKACADKLKREMETYGNPPKFPLDEEVVTEKIDDIVMKDKSKGKKSKAVAKAGGAKYQWQIMQSLGLNDEEIQKFSDANYWLDYFPPLAVQDLKSIGIHVDWRRMFITTDANPFFDSFVRWQFQHLKARNKVKYGKRYTVFSPKDNQPCMDHDRSSGEGVGPQEYTLIKMKLLESYPAALKVVQSKPVYLVAATLRPETMYGQTNCWIRPDMRYVAYSLANGDIYISTERAARNLSYQGFTKTEGKIDIVAQLSGQDILGLPLHAPLSSNEVIYTLPMLTIKEDKGTGIVTSVPSDSPDDYAALVDLKKKQPFREKYGITDNMVLPYDPIPIIQVPEFGNLSAVTVYDQLKIQSQNDKEKLLTAKEMVYLKGFYDGVLLVGEYKGKKIQDVKKDLQKKLVDAKDAVVYYEPEKTIISRSNDECVVALCNQWYLDYGEANWKKQAEQALENLETFHDEVRKNFTACLNWLHEYACSRTYGLGTKLPWDEYWLIESLSDSTIYMAYYTVAHLIQGGTFKGDKPNALGIKAEEMTPEVWDYIFFKDAKLPHGSIKKEALDKMRREFQYWYPVDLRVSGKDLVQNHLTFFIYNHTAIWPDQPELWPKGIRANGHLLLNSAKMSKSDGNFLTLTDAVRKFSADGMRLCLADSGDSVEDANFVESTADAGILRLYTYIEWIKEVMVSKNTFRKGEPNTFNDRVFQSEMNLKILETKENYHKMLYKEALRTGFYEFQAARDKYLQLTLSDGINLTLIMKFIEIQTILMAPICPHVAEHVWTLIEKKDSILNARWPMAGPIDEILVKSSQYLMEAAHTFRIHLKNQLTVKKPAKGKAAPSPPEIPTFGTIWVAKTFPPWQSTVLTSMKQLFEKNGGQLPDNKVISTELSTKTELKKYMKRVMPFVQATREKMDTLGVSALNLTLDFDEVDVLTINQDYLRSTLDLEKIEIKYSDEAPEKTKEECCPGAPYISFSTRPGLPVTVVNPQKCNSLFTKIIKLSDGDRAVDVSARIAKDNKLIKDATSVRLYRYEDSILGPRTISKVDDILNGKILVPPTAVFSVNLDTGTVKLDVEGKKYPTGLDLLYVVE, encoded by the exons ATG gCAGCGGAAAGAAAAGGTACCTTTAAGGTTGAGTACCTGCAGAAGATTGAAAGAGATGTCCAAAAGCAATGGGAAAATGCTAAGGTATACGAAGAAGATGCTCCATTGTCTCAAAGACAATCGCCAGATGAAAAGTTCTTGGCTACTTTTCCATTTCCATACATGAATGGACGTCTTCATCTGGGGCACACTTTCTCTCTGTCCAAATGCGAG TTCGCAGTTCGCTACAATCGTCTCTTGGGCAAAAAGGTTTTGTTTCCATTTGGATTTCATTGCACAGGCATGCCTATAAAAGCTTGCGCTGACAAACTTAAGAGAGAAATGGAAACGTATGGAAACCCACCAAAGTTTCCACTCGACGAAGAAGTCGTTACTGAAAAGATTGACGATATTGTCATGAAGGATaaaagtaaaggaaaaaag AGCAAAGCTGTAGCCAAAGCAGGTGGCGCGAAATATCAGTGGCAGATTATGCAGAGCCTTGGATTAAATGATGAGgaaatccaaaaattttcagatgcCAATTATTGGTTGGATTACTTTCCACCGCTGGCTGTGCAGGACTTGAAATCGATCGGAATACAT GTAGACTGGCGACGCATGTTCATAACAACCGATGCGAATCCGTTCTTTGATTCTTTCGTTAGATGGCAGTTCCAACATCTAAAAGCGAGAAACAAAGTGAAGTATGGAAAGCGGTACACAGTATTCTCACCCAAGGACAATCAGCCATGTATGGACCATGACAGATCCTCTGGAGAAGGCGTCGGACCACAGGAATACACCCTAATCAAAATGAAACTACTCGAATCATATCCTGCCGCACTTAA AGTTGTTCAGAGTAAGCCTGTCTATCTAGTCGCCGCTACACTGAGACCGGAGACTATGTACGGTCAAACAAATTGCTGGATTCGTCCGGACATGCGGTACGTTGCTTACAGCTTAGCAAATGGGGACATTTATATCTCTACAGAGAGAGCTGCACGCAATCTGTCTTATCAAGGCTTTACAAAAACCGAGGGTAAAATAGACATTGTTGCTCAATTGAGCGGACAG GATATTCTTGGCCTTCCACTTCATGCGCCTTTATCCAGCAACGAAGTGATATACACTCTACCCATGCTTACTATAAAAGAGGACAAAGGTACGGGTATCGTGACATCAGTTCCCAGTGATTCTCCGGATGATTACGCGGCACTTGTAGATCTGAAAAAGAAGCAACCCTTCAGAGAAAAGTATGGCATCACAGACAATATGGTGCTACCTTATGATCCT ATACCAATAATTCAAGTCCCTGAATTTGGAAATCTTTCCGCTGTAACGGTTTATGACCAACTGAAAATCCAGTCTCAAAATGATAAAGAGAAGCTTCTGACTGCCAAAGAAATGGTATATCTCAAAGGTTTTTACGACGGTGTGCTTTTGGTAGGTGAATACAAAGGGAAGAAAATTCAAGACGTTAAAAAGGACTTGCAGAAGAAACTCGTTGACGCCAAAGATGCAGTGGTATACTATGAACCTGAAAAAACGATAATATCAAGGTCAAACGACGAATGTGTTGTCGCTTTGTGTAACCAGTGGTACCTAGACTATGGCGAAGCAAACTGGAAAAAGCAGGCTGAACAAGCTTTAGAAAACTTGGAAACTTTCCATGATGAAGTTAGGAAGAATTTCACTGCATGTCTGAATTGGCTGCATGAATATGCCTGCTCTCGAACTTATGGATTAG GTACTAAACTACCCTGGGATGAATACTGGCTCATTGAGTCTCTGTCAGACTCAACTATCTACATGGCGTACTATACAGTAGCACATTTGATACAAGGCGGAACATTCAAAGGGGATAAACCCAATGCTCTTGGTATAAA GGCTGAAGAAATGACTCCGGAAGTCTGggattacatatttttcaaagatgcTAAGTTGCCACATGGATCTATAAAGAAAGAAGCGCTAGATAAAATGCGACGAGAGTTCCAGTATTGGTATCCTGTCGACCTACGTGTTTCTGGAAAAGATTTGGTCCAAAATCATCTTACCTTCTTTATTTATAACCATACCGCTATTTGGCCGGATCAACCCGAATTATGGCCTAAAGGCATAAGGGCGAATGGACATCTACTTCTTAATTCAGCTAAA aTGTCTAAATCGGATGGAAATTTCCTTACATTGACTGACGCAGTGCGTAAGTTCTCTGCAGATGGTATGCGGCTCTGTTTGGCCGACTCCGGTGACTCTGTAGAAGATGCGAACTTTGTCGAAAGCACCGCTGATGCAGGAATCCTCAGGCTTTATACGTACATTGAGTGGATCAAAGAAGTTATGGTCTCAAAGAATACGTTCAGAAAAGGGGAGCCTAATACTTTCAATGATCGAGTCTTCCAGAG TGAAATGAATCTGAAGATACTTGAGACCAAGGAAAACTATCACAAGATGCTGTACAAAGAAGCACTTCGAACTGGATTCTATGAATTTCAGGCAGCGAGAGATAAATATCTGCAACTTACTCTGTCAGATGGAATTAATCTGACACTTATAATGAAGTTCATTGAAATCCAAACCATTCTAATGGCTCCCATTTGTCCGCACGTTGCCGAGCATGTTTGGACCTTGATTGAGAAG AAAGACAGTATTTTGAACGCCCGTTGGCCTATGGCTGGTCCGATTGATGAAATCTTGGTGAAATCTTCACAGTACCTAATGGAAGCCGCACATACTTTCAGAATCCATCTGAAAAATCAACTTACCGTGAAAAAGCCTGCTAAAGGGAAGGCTGCTCCTTCTCCTCCTGAAATACCTACTTTTGGTACGATTTGGGTGGCAAAAACATTTCCGCCGTGGCAGAGCACTGTTCTCACGAGCATGAAACAATTATTCGAG AAGAATGGAGGGCAACTACCGGACAACAAAGTAATTTCTACGGAACTCAGTACCAAAACAGAGCTCAAGAAATACATGAAAAGAGTAATGCCTTTTGTGCAAGcaacaagagaaaaaatggATACACTTGGTGTATCAGCTTTGAATCTAACACTTGACTTCGATGAAGTTGATGTGTTGACGATAAATCAAGATTATCTTCGAAGTACTCTAGAC ttggaaaaaattgaaatcaaatacTCCGACGAGGCTCccgaaaaaacgaaagaagaatGCTGTCCTGGTGCACCGTATATAAGTTTCTCTACAAGACCAGGCCTTCCCGTTACCGTGGTGAATCCACAAAAGTGTAATAGCCTGTTTACCAAGATCATAAAACTCTCCGACGGAGACAGAGCAGTTGATGTCTCAGCGCGAATAGCTAAggataataaattgataaaag ATGCTACTTCAGTTCGCTTATACCGTTACGAAGATTCGATACTGGGGCCTAGAACTATATCAAAAGTCGACGATATACTGAATGGCAAAATTCTTGTTCCTCCAACCGCGGTTTTTAGTGTGAATTTAGATACTGGTACCGTAAAACTTGAcgtagaaggaaaaaaatacccAACTGGGCTAGATTTATTATACGTTGTAGAATAG
- the LOC107223693 gene encoding potassium/sodium hyperpolarization-activated cyclic nucleotide-gated channel 4-like has translation MVLSMYALCLILPYQAAFDMDRKIRGWTQAKNLFIGFFNADIIVNLRTGYYDQTLRTVQLDSWMVAKKYMFHGTFFVDLIGSIPTDIFFLAHWNELVVLREVTSLIIIFRGFSMYSYTHRLATSYDISIGIVNIIIFIGLIFLALHWQACFHYIVPLAVESLGKPKAPDDSSWIAQNMLWGSTPQTKYRSSLFRAVAIFTCSGFNGAPPSTMEDQYLAIIFQVLSVLIMCKMVGAMMQIYKTMNSSSLKYQAMTAQLTQYIRHKQLPVENQQRFMTYHEFRYQHNYFRESEILSTVSSQISQEIGMHSCRKLVENVTFFNNLPMSLLVRIVALLRSEIFLTNDVIVRANQPGDCMYFIASGTVAIYTKSGKEVCHLEDGAHFGEIALVMPDERRVASVVAVEICELYRLERADFTRTIHPYPMLWERIKKIAMERHEKTTILNAQ, from the exons ATGGTACTATCCATGTATGCCCTTTGTTTGATTCTGCCATACCAAGCTGCCTTTGACATGGATCGGAAAATCCGTGGTTGGACCCAGgcgaaaaatttgttcatcGGTTTCTTTAACGCGGACATCATCGTGAATTTGAGGACTGG GTACTACGACCAAACTCTTCGGACAGTGCAACTGGATTCTTGGATGGTAGCAAAAAAGTACATGTTCCACGGTACTTTCTTTGTCGATTTGATCGGCTCGATACCGACGGACATATTTTTCTTGGCTCATTGGAACGAGCTGGTAGTATTGCGGGAGGTGACCTCgctgataataatattcagGGGATTTTCCATGTACTCGTATACACATAGGCTAGCCACCTCCTACGACATATCGATCGGGATTGTgaacataataatattcatcgGACTGATATTCCTGGCCCTCCACTGGCAGGCCTGCTTCCACTACATAGTACCACTAGCCGTTGAGTCTCTGGGGAAGCCGAAAGCTCCCGACGATAGCTCCTGGATTGCACAAAACATGCTCTGGGGGTCGACTCCTCAGACGAAATACCGCAGCAGCCTATTTCGCGCGGTTGCCATCTTCACTTGTTCCGGGTTCAACGGAGCTCCTCCTTCCACGATGGAGGACCAGTACTTGGCCATCATCTTCCAGGTGTTGTCGGTCCTCATTATGTGCAAGATGGTCGGCGCGATGATGCAGATATACAAGACCATGAACAGCTCGTCCCTCAAGTACCAGGCGATGACCGCCCAGCTGACTCAGTACATAAGGCACAAACAGCTCCCTGTGGAAAACCAGCAGCGATTCATGACCTACCACGAGTTTCGCTACCAGCACAACTACTTCAGGGAGTCGGAGATCCTGAGCACGGTTTCCAGCCAGATCAGCCAGGAGATAGGGATGCACTCGTGCAGGAAGCTGGTCGAGAACGTCACCTTCTTCAACAACTTGCCGATGTCGTTGCTGGTAAGAATCGTGGCCCTTCTTCGCTCCGAGATATTCCTCACCAACGACGTGATTGTGCGGGCCAATCAGCCGGGGGACTGCATGTATTTCATCGCCTCCGGGACCGTCGCTATTTACACCAAGTCCGGGAAGGAAGTCTGCCACCTAGAGGACGGTGCTCATTTCGGAGAAATCGCTTTGGTCATGCCGGACGAACGTCGAGTCGCGAGTGTCGTTGCTGTAGAAATTTGCGAACTTTACAGGCTGGAGCGCGCCGATTTTACTCGGACTATACACCCTTACCCCATGCTTTGGGAGCGGATTAAAAAAATCGCTATGGAACGACACGAGAAGACAACGATTTTGAACGCGCAGTGA